One region of Halomonas huangheensis genomic DNA includes:
- a CDS encoding tetratricopeptide repeat protein yields the protein MTEDDRHAASLLHVMGHLYVKGGERKRGLILLLLAAHMLPSHSGILHTLVQAFIATGDTQRALDAIDRLEYLQGPTPTQALLQSRALWRAGRVDDARASFQNYLQRREEG from the coding sequence GTGACAGAAGACGACCGTCACGCTGCTTCACTGCTGCATGTCATGGGCCACCTCTACGTAAAAGGTGGCGAGCGCAAGCGTGGCCTGATTCTGCTGTTGCTGGCCGCCCACATGCTGCCGTCCCACTCCGGCATTCTGCACACTCTGGTTCAAGCATTCATTGCAACGGGTGATACCCAGCGAGCGCTGGATGCCATTGACCGGCTCGAGTATCTACAAGGCCCCACGCCAACCCAGGCACTCTTGCAGAGCCGAGCACTATGGCGCGCCGGTCGTGTTGATGATGCTCGCGCATCCTTCCAGAACTATCTGCAGCGGCGGGAGGAAGGATGA
- the sctV gene encoding type III secretion system export apparatus subunit SctV, translated as MSGVLTRLNAIALRAAQRSDVVIAMFIVLAVVMMVIPLPTALVDTLIGINIALSLLILIVAFYISHPVDYSSLPPIILLATLFRLALSITTTRLILLEGDAGQIVSAFGNFVIAGEVVIGLVVFLIITVAQFLVITKGAERVAEVAARFILDGMPGKQMSIDNDVRNGDIDQAQARVKRQRLERESQLYGSMDGAMKFVKGDAIAGLVILCVNLVGGLLIGMIKRGMSFGDAVHTYSLLTVGDGLIAQIPALLIAVAAGTVVTRVNSDQASDLGSEIVSQLGSNSRALGLTATILFFAAFIPGFATIVFLVLAAGLGLAAWWVNKRQQSTQEEDAAADGTGSAAGDVADTPSAEHTSASGSALSASEAAQQRIVLSLSPALAEVLSLESLRGLVDATRQRIGDELGIQIPNVGVRIKNTDTQHNLAVELDEVPVLEGEVPVGHARLDDDPVHLELIEVESTSYPPLTSRHPEHWIAEQDLERLDEAGIAYQAIPQVLCDCLERVLLRYAGEFVGIQETRALLSHMEQQYSELVGEAVRIVSLQKMADVLRRLVDEGVPLRTLRTILEAMVNWGAQEQSVVRLAERIRTALARQICHRYARADRVLPAWVITRQVEEAIRSTLRNDSANARNTGLPVALSRSLHNWFKQRLAELDTDVMPVILVSSDVRPALQQWVNRHHLDLPVMSWQEVASEFNLQALAQVKLTPESRDTGSTETASRQ; from the coding sequence ATGAGCGGAGTTCTGACCCGGCTCAACGCCATTGCACTGCGCGCGGCACAGCGCAGCGATGTCGTGATTGCCATGTTCATCGTGCTGGCGGTGGTGATGATGGTCATCCCGCTGCCCACCGCCCTGGTCGATACGCTGATCGGCATCAACATCGCACTCAGCCTATTGATTCTGATCGTAGCCTTCTACATCTCACACCCGGTGGACTACTCCTCGCTACCGCCGATCATTCTGCTGGCGACGCTGTTCCGACTGGCGTTATCGATCACCACTACACGCCTGATTCTACTCGAAGGCGATGCCGGGCAGATTGTTTCGGCTTTCGGCAACTTTGTGATCGCTGGTGAAGTGGTGATCGGGCTGGTGGTATTCCTGATCATTACCGTGGCCCAGTTTCTGGTCATCACCAAAGGCGCGGAACGAGTGGCGGAGGTTGCTGCCCGTTTCATTCTCGATGGCATGCCAGGCAAGCAGATGAGCATCGACAACGATGTCCGCAACGGCGACATCGACCAGGCCCAGGCACGTGTCAAACGCCAACGCCTGGAACGTGAGAGCCAGCTCTACGGCTCCATGGATGGTGCGATGAAATTTGTCAAAGGTGACGCCATCGCCGGCCTGGTCATCCTGTGTGTCAATCTCGTCGGGGGGCTGTTGATTGGCATGATCAAGCGCGGCATGTCCTTCGGTGACGCGGTGCATACCTATTCTCTGCTGACCGTTGGCGACGGCCTGATCGCCCAGATTCCTGCGCTGCTTATCGCCGTGGCTGCCGGTACCGTTGTCACTCGTGTCAACTCCGATCAGGCCAGCGACCTGGGCAGCGAAATCGTCTCGCAGCTGGGCAGCAACTCACGCGCCCTGGGGCTGACTGCGACGATCCTGTTCTTTGCCGCGTTCATCCCCGGCTTCGCCACCATCGTGTTTCTGGTACTGGCGGCTGGGCTGGGCCTGGCAGCCTGGTGGGTAAACAAACGCCAACAATCCACTCAAGAGGAAGACGCAGCAGCGGATGGCACTGGCTCAGCAGCTGGTGACGTTGCCGACACCCCTTCCGCGGAGCACACCTCAGCATCCGGCTCAGCGCTGTCAGCTAGCGAGGCGGCTCAACAGCGTATCGTGCTGTCACTATCCCCCGCTTTAGCCGAAGTCCTGTCGTTGGAGTCGCTGCGCGGACTGGTGGATGCCACGCGGCAACGCATTGGTGACGAGTTGGGTATCCAGATACCCAATGTCGGTGTACGCATAAAGAATACCGATACCCAGCATAACCTTGCCGTCGAACTCGACGAGGTTCCGGTGCTGGAAGGTGAAGTTCCCGTGGGCCATGCACGACTCGATGATGACCCGGTGCACCTGGAGTTGATCGAGGTCGAATCGACAAGCTACCCCCCGCTGACCAGCCGTCACCCTGAACACTGGATCGCGGAACAGGATCTGGAGCGCCTCGACGAGGCCGGCATCGCTTACCAGGCGATTCCGCAGGTGCTGTGCGATTGCCTCGAGCGGGTACTGCTGCGCTACGCCGGAGAGTTCGTGGGTATTCAGGAAACTCGCGCCCTGCTCTCACATATGGAGCAGCAATACTCCGAGCTGGTGGGCGAAGCGGTGCGCATCGTTTCCCTACAGAAGATGGCCGATGTATTGCGCCGCCTGGTGGATGAAGGTGTGCCCCTGCGCACTCTGCGCACCATTCTCGAAGCGATGGTCAACTGGGGTGCTCAGGAACAGAGCGTGGTGCGCCTGGCCGAACGGATCCGTACGGCACTGGCCCGGCAGATCTGCCACCGATACGCCCGCGCCGACAGAGTGCTGCCAGCATGGGTAATCACCCGTCAGGTGGAAGAAGCCATTCGCTCGACACTACGCAATGACAGTGCCAATGCCAGAAACACTGGTCTACCGGTTGCTCTGTCCCGTTCGCTGCACAACTGGTTCAAGCAACGCCTGGCAGAACTCGATACGGATGTCATGCCGGTGATCCTTGTCTCGAGTGATGTGCGACCTGCATTGCAACAATGGGTCAATCGCCACCATCTGGACCTGCCGGTCATGTCCTGGCAGGAGGTGGCCAGCGAATTCAACCTGCAGGCTCTGGCACAGGTCAAGCTGACCCCGGAGTCAAGGGATACTGGCTCGACCGAGACCGCTAGCCGGCAATAG
- a CDS encoding FHA domain-containing protein gives MASAFLTSINSLFSPVTDLYSTLEVTEGLHQGVTIPVEQPICHLGSSSHVDVMLSDTGVAEEHVTLRFHARMVAIEATGGDVRVGDRVLAQGTGWRTTLPVTFDIGDARLHLAQPEVSLPPIVRGVQDKLQPVWHQLGERIPAARDKARSALQSVNAPLHKTLATSTDVIHRGLVKLPLPGRWQERVQRLSLPRQTDTPRLKRGSVMTTLGVITLAIIGIYQLGSSGKAGASITASALHSTALLHPQAAEAALMLAGSSASPAEALREQLRQSGLDGLEVQDAGNHLVVSGHFAGQQHSDWQSVQRWFDQRYGSRQVLISNATPSLEPDRPAFRFQAVWLGENPYVINATGERLYPGAALSEGWILAEIADDGLTLRRGNDEMSLTL, from the coding sequence ATGGCTTCTGCATTCTTGACATCGATAAACTCATTGTTCTCCCCAGTGACGGATCTGTACTCGACACTGGAGGTAACTGAAGGTCTCCACCAGGGAGTGACCATCCCGGTGGAGCAGCCAATCTGCCACCTTGGCTCGTCATCTCACGTGGACGTCATGCTGAGTGATACAGGTGTTGCCGAGGAGCATGTCACCCTGCGCTTCCACGCGCGTATGGTCGCCATTGAGGCCACCGGTGGAGATGTTCGCGTAGGCGATAGGGTATTGGCTCAAGGTACCGGCTGGCGAACCACACTGCCGGTCACATTCGACATCGGTGATGCTCGGTTGCACCTGGCGCAGCCCGAGGTGTCTCTTCCACCCATCGTGCGCGGCGTGCAGGACAAGCTCCAGCCCGTATGGCACCAGTTGGGGGAACGAATTCCCGCTGCGCGGGACAAGGCTCGCAGCGCACTGCAGAGCGTCAACGCCCCATTACACAAGACGTTGGCCACCAGCACGGACGTAATCCACCGCGGGCTGGTCAAGCTGCCCCTTCCCGGTCGCTGGCAGGAACGCGTTCAGCGTCTGTCACTACCTCGTCAGACTGACACGCCACGTCTGAAACGAGGCTCTGTGATGACCACTCTGGGTGTCATCACTCTGGCGATCATCGGTATCTATCAGCTCGGCAGTAGCGGCAAGGCCGGAGCCAGCATTACCGCCAGCGCCCTTCACTCCACGGCCCTGTTGCACCCACAGGCCGCAGAAGCTGCGCTGATGCTGGCCGGATCAAGCGCTTCTCCGGCTGAAGCCTTGCGCGAACAATTGCGACAGTCAGGACTTGATGGCCTGGAAGTACAGGATGCAGGTAACCATCTAGTGGTATCCGGTCACTTTGCTGGACAACAACACAGTGACTGGCAATCAGTTCAACGCTGGTTCGATCAGCGCTATGGCAGCCGCCAGGTGTTGATCAGCAATGCCACACCCAGCCTTGAACCTGATCGACCAGCCTTTCGGTTTCAGGCCGTCTGGCTGGGTGAGAACCCTTATGTCATCAACGCCACAGGAGAGCGTCTGTACCCGGGCGCGGCCCTATCGGAAGGCTGGATCCTGGCAGAGATCGCCGACGATGGCCTGACCCTGCGGCGTGGCAATGACGAAATGTCGCTGACGCTGTAA
- a CDS encoding DUF4781 domain-containing protein: MINLIRNVRQLLQPDAADIFSSVSAFSRVQATPFSTPAPLQVAPTFFLPPPPPPPPLESTPVFQPQAPLEGQGLGVYSPQYLNQASYPFLDADTADTPLVIPVDNGVADEGLSAEEAESIASDIAGGKTIDQVAAEYEVSRQDVIDQLETDGLEIETSSTDEGHQNTTITDSETDDTIAEYSITEQQDGVEVEEFTNADGETTTTVTDEDGQRTELDADQQTTREGIDDIVNGIADGQSIDEIAEAQGLSPEQVIAQIEAAGYEYSSEVEGQGPSYTPTTRITAEDSGDLVVSHEVNPSGSTTSVVNDTDGNETHRVENPDGSSTETVTEPDGRKTITSEDADGKITTTVTYEQNGVTVEEVTGNDGETTTIIIDDDGTRTELDDGQGTAREDIDDIVAAVANGKSIEAIAEQNGLTRAQVEAQLRAAGYVVESSSGQQTNGLERYTTEIVSVDDPDEVIASHSSAAGMTPETSLSIDSNGTEIRTTDYNDGRSHETVTRKDGRETSTSVDAEGNTTTSVTDNGYTLTTHPDGNLTLQRNEDGTEIKIEEGTPEAALADTLMEINPDSSDQEEARAAEVVQEVIEGMMAGERIEDLQSSIDDKTEELNQAIEDYQKEYGDDSIGVAPENNVTLEDPYGDPPAEDPPSGGSWVPMNGVWMDSAVARATLELNELVSEQLEAGSEFRASQAQLDVYALDSNYEGALDRAQQIIDEALAPHGLVWVRPEKPSGSLADAQQRLDDAEAMVEQARGASTEYADAQDLLDDAIYASNNVPEATSMGICTAEDTSDDLKLMQDQYEREQSERDAALTNVDSLFYDMGLHNARGNNLMADYSVGFHEQQLAAAEPGSKQHSELTDALEEARSQQQGSSSQLDVAQAYSEYHHTRSDQAQLQSDSYDIRDDLLEAFNEDKGLNEEGKEFSRVSGDYLGEFTGEQIIEEREDGLWVTTHFEHGTTEEQLAPEEMSEFWEKNRDPEVTANWLEHLDNRQGAHQEVSNANAALAEAVADDLGIRQQALGGEISDLEAELENMLEEEDDVTTAPPEGLFADGEEPQNIGDKEQPLLVTQEMADTVAEDGLLAALSSSDQPVGIKIDGETLWVPSDIAVTSIALSTANANHQALGDARQGLTEASDRLSLVAEQPAQRMGESDMDHQARLDLGMLEDNSEQALNDIYQPMFQQLAAQGYDNKFTTYKNDELEPMLDERFGLNRNTDERSEALDEVLESIHDIGGDDPQINIVPMFHVGAENGISQVNLIAVQGDDGEVRYVDLSGKHYDDLEDFQNNNELFRGDGKLVAPRDLEMSSTDGNVALEVADAYNTSNWDTVVDPLVGIGTGIATVLSFTPAAPIAAPLAYAGGTYLGVRALQHQINHVSHGGDWNDLESGLNYLSIATTIFPAVSSSLRTVGMSGRTFNAANSSVQVTRGQAFLASIGGVKPGSNVAEATTTFMRSGETLNRVARGFDWAAIATGMPLMYHSAKSLIQDGSQMSGLQLTDAIVGLTTGFAGTGLGAHGLWTTRPGRNTGGETTGSNTLQLHDDSGNVIDARILGNPPESAEHVYLQPEIGPRPRGDEASVADKTHILQRDPQTGETYITAWIRGPSEAPGTPPVHTQTRTPPEGMAQLYRLDDLEALNQASQEGTLTPGLFVHIVRSPGPGLENGQQVITGGTVPRSGRVSDEGHIIWPSTGPGESVRLSLEQGRNQQQQLHISNASGESTPRSLNIGENTHFIVLSDQRVSDFRAQVQDGGGLPFALYSGNGQWTLAAGQSPDSVTPQNSGENTPSATETQPTNEAIPAASQATPDPDLSVTNGEITLHQDGDIVHLSGLDTNLSSVIGQSNRRRGSSLYDRNADAGARPDTVTLPRDVLELALSPEAAARLPDGESIEVALVTNPEVPTQSSAPVAADSSPSARRRNMARLLAALGVGGSLYGVGSAHAWTGDVLNRAASPESPAMLFNGSGFIARGVLNALKAGFDGKLKANGESLANGELSAQLLNWEASRILASRRALNLNNEQVGQISGLIEGLWGRHQLLDSLPVTQASEQRGWTAEAKNTAIKQQVDDYYRQLASITGKTVEEVKGISPLDSQNPKGIAFNSSILATHLVNDIVSWQYLQHQAHNGELFSLAPLDLVGNLGLAGFLAANVALAGSAAVKVGTGLVRVNLNSLRLTEKLTTTSTFLGSYLYGIMTPPWAALTLHSAATAFSEGNWLTGSINMAAVPFQVGLSYYGIKGLRDDAISMMQTWKNGADLAERSWPMRSAFAATTIPMAALTGTAAGMQLAEGNLFAASVLGGGTALQAYFISLAARLNWHDPKTRHNPLLMPMSEQARQVDAQRLWQGVGWTLAAGMFLPGLLDLKAWWQNTDDKDENEDVSSMGGSVEDAGSDQDATTPQPVASLDYIAGHGHRINPNLENHQGYYSVEVQNGQSLGSIILNHGHRNVAEVVAMNMEHIADPTSLHAGDRIYLPRETA, encoded by the coding sequence TTGATCAATCTGATTCGTAATGTGCGTCAGTTGCTGCAACCCGATGCAGCCGATATTTTCAGTTCAGTATCTGCGTTCAGCAGGGTCCAGGCGACGCCATTCTCTACTCCGGCACCGCTGCAGGTGGCTCCGACCTTTTTCCTTCCTCCGCCACCACCACCACCGCCACTCGAGTCTACGCCGGTGTTTCAGCCTCAAGCTCCTCTGGAGGGACAAGGGCTGGGCGTTTATTCACCGCAATACCTGAATCAAGCCAGCTACCCATTCCTCGATGCCGACACGGCGGACACTCCGTTGGTGATTCCCGTCGACAATGGCGTGGCGGATGAGGGCCTCAGCGCTGAAGAGGCCGAGTCGATTGCCTCGGATATTGCCGGCGGCAAGACCATTGATCAGGTCGCTGCCGAGTATGAAGTCAGCCGCCAGGACGTGATTGATCAATTGGAGACAGATGGTCTGGAGATCGAGACGTCGAGCACTGACGAGGGCCACCAGAACACCACGATCACTGATTCAGAGACCGACGACACCATTGCTGAATACAGCATCACCGAGCAGCAGGATGGCGTGGAGGTGGAAGAGTTCACCAATGCCGATGGTGAAACAACCACCACCGTCACTGATGAGGACGGCCAGCGCACCGAACTTGATGCAGACCAACAAACCACCCGCGAGGGCATCGACGATATCGTCAATGGCATTGCCGATGGCCAGAGTATCGACGAGATCGCCGAAGCCCAGGGCCTGTCTCCCGAGCAGGTGATTGCCCAGATCGAAGCCGCCGGTTACGAGTACTCCAGCGAAGTTGAAGGCCAAGGCCCCTCCTATACCCCAACAACACGCATTACCGCAGAAGACAGCGGTGATCTCGTCGTCAGCCACGAGGTCAATCCCTCCGGCTCTACCACCTCGGTGGTGAACGACACCGATGGCAATGAAACCCATCGTGTCGAGAACCCCGATGGTAGCTCCACTGAAACCGTCACTGAGCCGGATGGTCGTAAGACGATCACTTCCGAGGATGCCGATGGCAAGATCACTACCACGGTAACCTACGAGCAGAATGGAGTGACGGTCGAGGAAGTTACCGGCAACGATGGCGAAACCACGACCATCATCATTGATGACGATGGCACACGCACCGAATTGGATGATGGTCAGGGCACTGCCCGCGAGGACATCGACGATATCGTTGCAGCCGTGGCCAATGGCAAGAGCATCGAGGCGATTGCCGAGCAGAATGGTCTGACTCGAGCCCAGGTGGAGGCTCAGTTGCGGGCTGCCGGCTATGTTGTCGAATCCAGCAGCGGCCAGCAGACCAATGGGCTGGAGCGTTACACCACCGAGATAGTCAGCGTCGATGATCCCGACGAGGTTATCGCAAGTCACAGCTCCGCAGCCGGTATGACGCCGGAAACCTCACTGTCCATCGACAGCAATGGTACCGAAATCCGGACCACCGACTACAACGATGGTCGCAGCCATGAAACCGTTACCCGCAAGGATGGGCGCGAGACTTCGACCAGCGTGGATGCCGAGGGCAACACCACCACCTCCGTCACCGACAACGGCTACACGCTGACGACTCACCCCGATGGCAATCTGACCCTGCAGCGGAATGAAGACGGCACCGAAATCAAGATCGAGGAAGGGACTCCCGAGGCAGCGCTTGCCGACACCCTGATGGAGATCAACCCCGACAGCAGCGATCAGGAAGAAGCACGTGCTGCAGAAGTCGTCCAGGAAGTCATTGAAGGCATGATGGCAGGCGAGCGGATCGAGGACCTGCAGTCGTCCATCGATGACAAGACCGAAGAGTTGAATCAGGCGATAGAGGATTACCAGAAAGAGTACGGGGACGACAGTATTGGTGTGGCGCCCGAGAACAACGTCACTCTGGAAGACCCTTACGGTGATCCACCAGCGGAAGATCCGCCCTCGGGCGGCAGCTGGGTACCGATGAACGGCGTGTGGATGGATTCAGCCGTCGCCAGGGCCACCCTGGAGCTGAACGAGCTGGTCTCCGAGCAGCTCGAGGCGGGATCTGAATTCCGAGCCAGCCAGGCACAATTGGACGTTTATGCTCTGGACTCCAACTACGAAGGCGCCCTTGATCGTGCCCAACAGATTATCGATGAGGCTCTGGCGCCACACGGGCTGGTGTGGGTACGTCCAGAGAAACCGTCCGGGAGCCTCGCCGATGCGCAGCAGCGGCTGGACGATGCTGAAGCCATGGTGGAACAAGCCCGCGGCGCAAGCACAGAGTATGCCGACGCCCAGGACCTGCTTGACGATGCCATTTACGCCAGCAACAACGTGCCAGAAGCCACCAGCATGGGGATCTGTACCGCAGAAGATACCTCGGACGACCTGAAGCTCATGCAGGATCAGTACGAGCGCGAGCAGAGCGAGCGTGATGCAGCGCTGACCAATGTCGACTCGCTGTTCTATGACATGGGTCTACATAACGCCAGGGGCAATAATCTGATGGCCGACTACAGTGTCGGCTTTCATGAACAGCAGTTGGCCGCAGCGGAACCCGGTAGCAAACAGCACTCAGAGCTTACCGATGCTCTCGAGGAAGCTCGCAGTCAACAGCAGGGCAGCAGCAGCCAACTCGATGTCGCTCAAGCCTATTCCGAGTATCACCATACCCGTAGCGATCAGGCTCAGTTGCAATCCGATAGCTATGACATCCGCGATGATCTGCTCGAAGCCTTCAATGAAGACAAGGGATTGAATGAGGAAGGCAAGGAATTCAGCCGGGTAAGTGGTGACTACTTGGGTGAATTCACCGGTGAACAGATCATCGAGGAACGCGAGGATGGCCTTTGGGTCACTACCCACTTCGAGCACGGCACTACGGAAGAGCAACTCGCCCCCGAGGAAATGAGCGAGTTCTGGGAAAAGAACCGCGATCCTGAAGTCACCGCGAACTGGCTTGAACACCTGGACAACCGTCAAGGTGCCCACCAGGAAGTATCGAATGCCAACGCAGCACTGGCCGAAGCCGTCGCCGACGATCTTGGCATCCGTCAGCAGGCCCTTGGCGGAGAGATCAGCGACCTCGAAGCAGAGTTGGAGAACATGCTCGAGGAGGAGGATGACGTCACGACAGCTCCGCCGGAAGGTCTGTTTGCCGATGGCGAAGAGCCCCAGAATATCGGCGACAAGGAGCAACCGCTGCTGGTAACCCAGGAAATGGCCGACACCGTTGCCGAGGACGGGCTACTGGCCGCACTGAGCTCCAGCGATCAGCCGGTGGGGATCAAGATCGATGGCGAGACGCTCTGGGTACCTTCTGACATCGCGGTGACCAGCATTGCCCTGTCGACGGCCAACGCCAATCACCAGGCGCTCGGCGATGCTCGACAGGGCCTGACTGAGGCATCGGACAGACTCTCCCTGGTAGCAGAGCAACCTGCCCAGCGCATGGGCGAGTCCGACATGGACCACCAGGCCCGCCTCGACCTTGGTATGCTCGAGGACAACAGCGAGCAGGCACTGAATGACATCTATCAGCCCATGTTCCAGCAACTGGCTGCACAGGGGTATGACAACAAGTTCACCACTTACAAGAACGATGAACTGGAGCCGATGCTCGATGAGAGGTTCGGGCTGAATCGGAACACTGATGAACGCAGTGAGGCGTTGGACGAGGTACTCGAATCAATACATGACATCGGCGGGGATGACCCACAGATCAACATCGTGCCGATGTTTCATGTCGGCGCGGAAAATGGCATCAGCCAGGTCAACCTGATTGCCGTCCAGGGGGATGACGGCGAGGTGCGCTATGTCGACCTGTCCGGTAAGCACTATGACGACCTCGAGGACTTCCAGAACAACAACGAGTTGTTCCGCGGCGATGGCAAGCTCGTTGCGCCACGCGACCTCGAAATGTCCTCCACAGATGGCAATGTCGCGCTTGAAGTCGCCGATGCCTACAACACGTCGAACTGGGATACCGTGGTTGATCCGCTGGTAGGTATCGGCACCGGCATCGCCACCGTTCTGTCCTTTACTCCCGCTGCGCCGATCGCCGCCCCGTTGGCCTACGCCGGGGGCACCTACCTGGGGGTACGTGCACTCCAGCATCAGATCAACCATGTCAGCCATGGTGGCGACTGGAACGACCTGGAGTCGGGGCTCAATTATCTGTCGATCGCCACCACAATCTTCCCTGCTGTTTCCAGCAGCCTTCGTACCGTCGGTATGTCGGGGCGCACCTTCAATGCGGCGAACTCGAGTGTCCAGGTAACTCGGGGACAGGCCTTCCTGGCCAGTATTGGTGGCGTCAAGCCAGGTTCGAACGTGGCGGAGGCCACGACCACCTTTATGCGTAGCGGAGAGACTCTAAACCGAGTGGCACGAGGCTTCGACTGGGCCGCCATCGCCACCGGCATGCCACTCATGTACCACTCGGCGAAGAGCCTGATCCAGGATGGCAGTCAGATGTCAGGGCTTCAGTTGACGGATGCCATCGTTGGCCTGACCACCGGCTTTGCCGGCACCGGACTTGGGGCGCATGGGCTATGGACGACTCGTCCCGGTCGCAATACAGGCGGCGAAACGACCGGCAGCAACACTCTTCAGTTGCACGATGATAGCGGCAACGTTATCGACGCCAGGATTCTCGGCAATCCCCCCGAGAGTGCCGAGCATGTCTACCTGCAACCCGAGATTGGCCCTCGGCCACGCGGCGATGAAGCGAGCGTTGCCGACAAGACCCATATTCTCCAGCGCGATCCACAGACGGGTGAGACCTATATCACAGCGTGGATACGCGGCCCTTCCGAGGCACCAGGCACGCCACCGGTCCACACACAGACCCGCACACCTCCCGAGGGAATGGCCCAGCTCTATCGTCTTGATGATCTGGAGGCACTCAACCAGGCATCGCAGGAGGGTACTCTGACACCAGGGCTATTCGTGCATATCGTGCGCTCACCAGGCCCTGGACTGGAAAACGGCCAACAGGTCATTACCGGCGGCACCGTACCCAGAAGCGGACGGGTCAGCGATGAAGGCCACATCATATGGCCCTCGACGGGCCCGGGAGAGAGCGTGCGCTTGTCGCTGGAGCAGGGCCGCAACCAGCAACAGCAGCTGCATATCAGCAACGCCTCGGGTGAGTCCACGCCACGCTCGCTGAATATCGGCGAGAATACCCATTTCATTGTGCTTAGCGACCAGCGCGTGAGCGATTTCCGAGCGCAGGTACAGGATGGTGGCGGTCTGCCCTTCGCGCTCTACTCCGGCAATGGTCAATGGACGCTTGCCGCGGGTCAGTCTCCAGACTCGGTGACACCTCAGAACAGTGGCGAGAACACTCCGTCAGCAACAGAAACACAGCCGACCAATGAAGCGATACCTGCGGCTTCACAAGCTACCCCCGACCCAGACCTCTCCGTAACCAACGGCGAGATCACCCTTCACCAGGACGGCGATATTGTTCATCTGAGTGGCCTGGACACGAACCTATCCTCGGTCATCGGGCAATCGAACCGTCGTAGAGGCAGCTCCCTCTACGATCGCAATGCGGATGCCGGCGCGCGTCCTGACACGGTGACCCTACCTCGCGATGTACTGGAGCTGGCACTGTCTCCCGAAGCAGCAGCACGGCTTCCTGATGGAGAGTCCATCGAGGTGGCACTGGTGACGAACCCGGAAGTCCCTACGCAATCCTCGGCTCCTGTCGCGGCAGACAGCTCTCCCTCGGCCCGTCGTCGCAATATGGCAAGACTCCTTGCTGCACTGGGCGTGGGTGGCTCTTTGTATGGTGTCGGTAGCGCTCACGCCTGGACAGGCGATGTTCTGAATCGTGCAGCGTCTCCTGAGTCTCCCGCAATGCTGTTCAATGGCTCGGGGTTCATTGCCCGTGGTGTGCTCAATGCCTTGAAGGCAGGCTTCGATGGCAAGCTCAAGGCCAATGGTGAGTCGTTGGCCAACGGTGAATTGAGCGCCCAACTGCTTAACTGGGAGGCCAGTCGCATCCTTGCCTCGCGCAGAGCGCTGAACCTGAACAACGAGCAGGTTGGCCAGATATCCGGGCTGATCGAGGGGCTATGGGGACGCCATCAACTGCTCGACAGCCTACCGGTCACTCAGGCCAGTGAACAACGAGGCTGGACAGCGGAAGCCAAAAACACAGCGATCAAACAGCAGGTCGACGACTATTACCGCCAGTTGGCCAGCATAACCGGCAAAACGGTTGAAGAGGTCAAGGGCATCAGCCCACTGGACTCACAGAACCCAAAAGGGATTGCCTTCAACAGCTCGATCCTGGCGACACACCTGGTCAATGACATCGTCTCCTGGCAATACCTGCAGCACCAGGCGCACAATGGAGAACTATTCAGCCTTGCTCCTCTTGATCTAGTGGGCAATCTTGGCCTGGCTGGTTTCCTTGCTGCCAATGTTGCTCTTGCCGGTAGCGCCGCCGTCAAGGTCGGAACAGGCCTGGTTCGAGTCAACCTCAACTCGCTACGACTGACGGAAAAACTGACCACGACCAGCACCTTCCTCGGCTCCTACCTCTACGGCATCATGACGCCCCCCTGGGCTGCACTGACACTGCATAGCGCTGCAACAGCGTTTTCCGAAGGTAATTGGCTGACGGGCAGCATCAACATGGCCGCAGTGCCGTTCCAGGTCGGCCTGTCCTACTACGGCATCAAGGGCCTGCGCGATGACGCGATCTCCATGATGCAGACGTGGAAGAACGGCGCTGATCTCGCCGAGAGAAGCTGGCCAATGCGCAGCGCCTTCGCCGCTACCACCATTCCCATGGCGGCACTGACAGGGACCGCTGCCGGTATGCAGTTGGCCGAGGGGAACCTCTTCGCTGCCAGCGTGCTTGGTGGCGGTACCGCCTTGCAGGCCTACTTCATATCACTGGCCGCACGGCTCAACTGGCATGACCCCAAGACACGTCATAACCCACTGCTGATGCCCATGAGCGAACAGGCCAGACAAGTTGATGCACAACGGCTTTGGCAAGGTGTGGGGTGGACGCTGGCTGCTGGCATGTTCCTGCCGGGCCTGCTGGACTTGAAAGCCTGGTGGCAAAACACGGATGACAAGGATGAAAACGAGGATGTCTCTTCGATGGGGGGAAGCGTTGAAGATGCGGGCTCCGATCAGGATGCCACGACACCTCAGCCTGTTGCGTCACTCGACTATATCGCCGGTCACGGCCACCGCATCAACCCGAACCTCGAGAATCACCAGGGGTATTACAGTGTCGAGGTACAGAATGGCCAATCGCTTGGCAGCATTATCCTCAATCATGGTCATCGTAATGTGGCAGAAGTTGTCGCCATGAATATGGAGCATATTGCCGATCCCACTTCACTGCATGCCGGAGACCGTATTTACCTCCCCAGAGAAACCGCTTGA